In a genomic window of Streptomyces pristinaespiralis:
- a CDS encoding ABC transporter permease yields the protein MTTTPTPPTKTAPAAPPGQAGKNAPTARSLAWARRRHSVARFWSAYRGHRAGLFGLAALALIALTALAAPLLVGSDVQSVTNAPGTALEKPSGEFPLGTDQFGRSLLGLLVWGARISLTVGLLAAALSVAIGTLVGIIAGHYGGWLSTVLMRITDWFLVMPTLVLAIVLATVMSRNVWTVIIAIGVASWPTTARLVRAQTIAVESRPYIERAKALGGGHGHIMNRHVLPNVMPLVLAQTTLGISSAILTEATLAFLGLGDPTVVSWGGMLQDAREAGAVSSGHWWYLAPPGIAIALVALAFTLCGRAIESVLNPKLGVAR from the coding sequence ATGACGACGACACCGACGCCGCCGACGAAGACCGCTCCCGCCGCTCCGCCCGGGCAGGCCGGCAAGAACGCCCCGACCGCGAGGTCCCTCGCGTGGGCGCGCCGCCGGCACTCGGTGGCCCGCTTCTGGAGTGCGTACCGCGGCCACCGGGCGGGGCTCTTCGGTCTCGCCGCGCTGGCGCTCATCGCGCTGACCGCGCTCGCCGCGCCGCTGCTCGTCGGCAGTGACGTCCAGAGCGTCACCAACGCGCCGGGCACGGCGCTGGAGAAGCCGAGCGGCGAGTTCCCGCTCGGCACCGACCAGTTCGGCCGCTCGCTGCTGGGACTGCTGGTGTGGGGCGCGCGGATCTCGCTGACCGTGGGCCTGCTTGCCGCGGCGCTGTCGGTCGCCATCGGCACCCTCGTCGGCATCATCGCCGGACACTACGGCGGCTGGCTCTCCACCGTGCTGATGCGGATCACGGACTGGTTCCTGGTCATGCCGACGCTGGTGCTGGCGATCGTGCTCGCGACGGTGATGTCGCGCAATGTGTGGACGGTCATCATCGCCATCGGCGTCGCCAGCTGGCCCACCACGGCGCGGCTCGTCCGGGCGCAGACCATCGCCGTGGAGTCCCGGCCCTACATCGAACGCGCCAAGGCGCTCGGTGGCGGCCACGGGCACATCATGAACCGGCACGTGCTCCCCAATGTGATGCCGCTGGTCCTCGCCCAGACGACTCTGGGCATCTCCAGCGCCATCCTCACCGAGGCCACGCTCGCGTTCCTCGGGCTCGGCGACCCGACCGTCGTCTCCTGGGGCGGGATGCTCCAGGACGCGCGTGAGGCGGGCGCCGTCTCCTCGGGCCACTGGTGGTACCTCGCCCCGCCCGGAATCGCCATCGCGCTCGTGGCGCTCGCCTTCACCCTGTGCGGGCGCGCGATCGAGTCCGTACTCAACCCGAAGCTGGGAGTGGCGCGTTGA
- a CDS encoding ABC transporter ATP-binding protein, with the protein MSVLEVRNLHVTYGSGDRAVPAVRGVDLSLAAGQKLGVAGESGCGKSTLALALLRLLPASARLTGEIMLDGEDVLTMKWGRLRAVRWAGASIVFQGAMHSLNAVHRVGDQIAEPIMLHQRVTIAEAERRVGELLQHVGLPAARANAYPHELSGGQRQRVMIAMALACDPQLIVADEPTTALDVMIQAQILRLIEQLVAEKDISLLMISHDLGVLADTCDRLAVMYAGRVVEEGPARSVYGAAEHPYGRALSAAFPRIGDPASRRAPRGLPGDPPDPSSLPGGCTFHPRCPVALDSCADRDQELVTAGEGHRAACVLVGSEKQQ; encoded by the coding sequence TTGAGTGTGCTCGAGGTCAGGAACCTCCATGTGACCTACGGTTCGGGGGACCGCGCCGTGCCCGCCGTGCGCGGCGTCGACCTGTCCCTCGCCGCCGGGCAGAAGCTCGGTGTCGCCGGCGAGTCCGGCTGCGGCAAGTCGACGCTGGCCCTCGCCCTGCTGCGGCTGCTGCCGGCCTCCGCCCGGCTGACCGGCGAGATCATGCTCGACGGCGAGGACGTCCTCACGATGAAGTGGGGGCGGCTGCGGGCCGTACGGTGGGCGGGCGCTTCGATCGTCTTCCAGGGCGCGATGCACTCCCTGAACGCCGTGCACCGCGTCGGCGACCAGATCGCCGAGCCGATCATGCTGCACCAGAGGGTCACGATCGCGGAGGCGGAGCGCCGCGTCGGCGAGCTGCTCCAGCACGTCGGCCTGCCGGCCGCCCGGGCGAACGCCTACCCGCACGAACTGTCCGGCGGGCAGCGCCAGCGGGTGATGATCGCGATGGCTCTGGCCTGCGACCCGCAGCTGATCGTCGCCGACGAGCCGACGACCGCGCTCGACGTGATGATCCAGGCGCAGATCCTGCGGCTGATCGAGCAACTGGTGGCCGAGAAGGACATCAGCCTGCTGATGATCAGCCACGACCTGGGCGTCCTCGCCGACACCTGCGACCGGCTCGCCGTGATGTACGCGGGCCGGGTCGTCGAGGAGGGGCCGGCCCGCTCCGTGTACGGCGCGGCGGAGCATCCGTACGGGCGGGCCCTGTCCGCCGCCTTCCCGCGCATCGGCGATCCGGCCTCGCGTCGGGCCCCGCGCGGGCTGCCGGGCGACCCGCCCGACCCGTCGTCGCTCCCCGGCGGTTGCACGTTCCACCCGCGCTGCCCCGTCGCGCTCGACTCGTGCGCGGACCGGGACCAGGAGCTGGTCACGGCGGGTGAGGGACACCGGGCGGCGTGCGTGCTGGTGGGTTCGGAGAAGCAGCAGTGA
- the rbfA gene encoding 30S ribosome-binding factor RbfA gives MADNARAKKLADLIREVVAEKLQRGIKDPRLGSHVTITDTRVTGDLREATVFYTVYGDDEDRASAAAGLQSAKGILRSAVGAAAGTKFTPTLTFVADALPENAKTIEDLLDKARASDAKVREVSSGATYAGEPDPYRKPEDEDEASE, from the coding sequence GTGGCCGACAACGCGCGGGCGAAAAAGCTGGCAGACCTCATCCGGGAGGTGGTCGCGGAGAAGCTGCAGCGTGGCATCAAGGACCCTCGCCTGGGTTCGCACGTGACCATCACGGACACCCGTGTCACCGGTGACCTGCGGGAGGCCACGGTCTTCTACACGGTCTACGGCGACGACGAGGACAGGGCCAGTGCCGCGGCGGGCCTGCAGAGCGCCAAGGGCATCCTGCGCTCGGCGGTCGGCGCGGCGGCGGGTACCAAGTTCACGCCGACCCTCACCTTCGTGGCCGACGCGCTCCCGGAGAACGCCAAGACGATCGAGGACCTCCTCGACAAGGCGCGCGCCTCGGACGCCAAGGTCCGCGAGGTGTCCTCCGGCGCGACGTACGCGGGCGAGCCCGACCCGTACCGCAAGCCCGAGGACGAGGACGAAGCCTCGGAATGA
- a CDS encoding DUF503 domain-containing protein: MYVGTLSFDLLLGDVRSLKEKRSVVRPIVAELQRKYAVSAAEVSGQDLYRRAEIGLAVVSGDTGHLTDVLDRCERLVAARPEVELLSVRRRLHSDED, encoded by the coding sequence ATGTATGTGGGGACACTGTCCTTCGATCTGCTTCTCGGCGACGTACGGTCGCTGAAGGAGAAGCGCTCCGTGGTCCGGCCCATCGTCGCCGAGCTCCAGCGGAAATACGCGGTGAGCGCGGCGGAGGTGAGCGGGCAGGACCTCTACCGGCGGGCCGAGATCGGCCTCGCCGTGGTGTCCGGGGACACGGGGCACCTCACGGACGTACTCGACCGGTGCGAGCGCCTCGTCGCCGCCCGGCCGGAGGTGGAGCTGCTGTCGGTACGACGCAGGCTCCACAGCGACGAAGACTGA
- a CDS encoding serine protease: protein MGRADLATLVRICDPAGRPHGTGFVADDLGTVVTGHDVVHGLARPVVLPMDGGGPAIEADSVTPLPGSGLALLHTNGLRVVPLPIGARERAEPGTYVRLAAGGWREARVLAAADGVLELAIGTDGSDALRLVDGVAGGPVLDASTGAVLGVLAAPPPPGTSTPAVLAHSLGTARSEPHAALLRRNAATAPAYGPDLNLAAVLELAATSLARAVVPDAWPEPVPRPAIAGEFAAFTTDHSAALVLGLVGAPGTGRTTELRALAARRAERPAPAPTLWLRGADVRDGDASVADAVARALRGAARIVAVPEQAGGRERGASPDRVARLAAGAGRPLLVVLDGPEEMPPAMAKALPDWTAATAAWLAASGARLVVACRPEYWEQAGALYPPHLLHHSAGGAARGPAGPGRPTGGRIPAAPVPAPRSLTSAALPALAQGRPGPGARGGQQPPAVHLGDLTSEQARTARQRYGLAPGSVAAGDERHPLVLRLLAEVHRALPGGVPGTPGRDEVFGAYLDLLCLRIAVRVAVAAGTPPRGCAVRRLATRISGRVHEAARRCLGTGHGRLDRASFEELFPWAGGWASAVLTETLLVPAGSGYRFAHEELADWIQGAHLDVDAALGSLVHGRERHGPGEDGPPPVPRHRIGPVAHALLHLGRERGAHLLVPRLAGLAGVVQDEVHGRRDPEARWWASRLLHEVLGKVPDAEPYLAVLQQLAERPGDDFGPAFWARLRMGDPAWFDLLRRLAPGDTSPPGGTATPLFLELADARLAADPAAVQPLLCRWFDDDTPLAAVHGAVVRPTVGAAAQALLYARRGLAADDLAEALADTPHPRAAELLRALAEDEPSAMCRAVDRWARDPRPQRREAAADCCPLVPAGAASDTDRDLLRRAARALLAGTRGAHGPALTVLVRDPVSRARYLPRALDLFAAGDPCLPADALTDALTTHPGPVLAAFRSRLLRPDTSAGAGETLAALAGAATTPALARRAAALVCEYVDHRPDGAVHAAAYVHRRLEHGPDGRDVLFPLVTHLVRGRPARVRVALAPVLTAAGAPASRALRAELLEVLLRYEQYEARDLGVLDGLLCAAANGCGAREEERTRLLVHRTGLLLVRTPRGAACFDRRLTELAREVPAFDVLMARWPAADPQQWAAVEACRALGKEGSPVPMPTRAAGHGSLRPA, encoded by the coding sequence ATGGGACGCGCTGACCTGGCAACTTTGGTACGGATCTGCGATCCGGCCGGTCGGCCGCACGGCACCGGCTTCGTCGCCGACGACCTCGGCACGGTCGTGACCGGCCATGACGTGGTCCACGGCCTGGCCCGGCCCGTCGTGCTGCCGATGGACGGCGGCGGACCCGCGATCGAGGCCGACTCCGTGACCCCGCTGCCCGGCAGCGGCCTGGCACTCCTGCATACCAACGGCCTTCGCGTCGTGCCCCTGCCGATCGGGGCACGCGAACGCGCGGAGCCGGGCACGTATGTGCGCCTCGCGGCGGGCGGCTGGCGTGAGGCGCGCGTGCTCGCCGCCGCCGACGGCGTCCTGGAGCTCGCCATCGGCACGGACGGCAGCGACGCCCTGCGCCTCGTGGACGGAGTCGCAGGCGGACCGGTGCTCGACGCGTCGACCGGGGCCGTCCTCGGCGTGCTCGCCGCCCCACCACCACCGGGCACCAGCACCCCGGCCGTCCTGGCGCACTCCCTGGGTACCGCCCGGTCCGAGCCGCACGCCGCCCTCTTACGCAGGAACGCCGCCACCGCGCCCGCGTACGGACCCGACCTGAACCTCGCAGCGGTACTGGAGCTGGCCGCGACCTCACTCGCCCGGGCCGTCGTTCCGGACGCGTGGCCCGAGCCCGTCCCGCGGCCCGCCATCGCCGGCGAGTTCGCGGCGTTCACCACGGACCACAGCGCGGCGCTGGTCCTCGGACTGGTCGGCGCACCCGGCACGGGCCGTACGACGGAGCTGCGCGCGCTCGCCGCGCGCCGCGCCGAGAGGCCGGCACCGGCTCCCACTCTGTGGCTGCGCGGCGCCGACGTGCGGGACGGCGACGCCTCCGTCGCCGACGCCGTGGCACGCGCGCTGCGCGGGGCCGCCCGCATCGTCGCCGTACCGGAGCAGGCGGGCGGCCGGGAGCGCGGGGCGAGCCCGGACCGGGTGGCGCGCCTGGCCGCCGGAGCGGGCCGGCCGCTGCTCGTCGTCCTCGACGGCCCGGAGGAGATGCCGCCCGCGATGGCCAAGGCCCTGCCCGACTGGACGGCGGCCACCGCGGCGTGGCTGGCCGCCTCCGGCGCCCGGCTGGTCGTGGCATGCCGCCCGGAGTACTGGGAACAGGCCGGTGCGCTCTACCCGCCGCACCTGCTGCACCACTCTGCCGGTGGAGCGGCGCGAGGACCGGCCGGGCCCGGCCGCCCGACGGGCGGGCGCATCCCGGCCGCGCCGGTGCCGGCACCCCGCTCCCTGACCTCCGCGGCGCTGCCCGCCCTGGCACAGGGCCGTCCCGGGCCCGGTGCCAGGGGCGGGCAGCAGCCGCCCGCCGTGCACCTCGGCGACCTGACCTCCGAGCAGGCACGGACGGCACGACAGAGGTACGGGCTGGCGCCGGGCAGCGTGGCAGCGGGGGACGAGCGGCATCCGCTGGTGCTCAGGCTCCTCGCGGAGGTGCACCGCGCCCTCCCCGGCGGCGTGCCGGGCACACCGGGGCGGGACGAGGTCTTCGGCGCCTACCTCGACCTGCTCTGTCTGCGGATCGCGGTACGTGTCGCCGTCGCGGCCGGAACGCCGCCCCGGGGCTGCGCCGTCCGCCGGCTCGCCACCCGGATCTCCGGCCGGGTGCACGAGGCCGCCCGCCGCTGCCTGGGGACCGGTCACGGCCGGCTCGACCGGGCATCGTTCGAGGAGCTGTTCCCCTGGGCGGGTGGCTGGGCTTCCGCCGTCCTCACCGAGACCCTGCTCGTCCCGGCGGGCAGCGGCTACCGCTTCGCGCACGAGGAGCTCGCCGACTGGATCCAGGGCGCGCATCTCGACGTCGACGCCGCGCTCGGGTCGCTCGTCCACGGCCGGGAGCGGCACGGGCCGGGGGAGGACGGCCCGCCGCCCGTGCCCCGCCACCGCATCGGCCCCGTGGCCCACGCGCTGCTGCATCTCGGCCGCGAACGCGGAGCACACCTCCTGGTCCCGAGGCTCGCCGGACTGGCCGGGGTGGTCCAGGACGAGGTGCACGGCCGGCGGGACCCGGAGGCACGCTGGTGGGCCTCCCGGCTGCTTCATGAAGTGCTCGGCAAGGTGCCGGACGCCGAGCCGTATCTCGCCGTCCTGCAACAGCTGGCGGAACGGCCGGGCGACGACTTCGGACCCGCCTTCTGGGCCCGGCTCAGGATGGGTGATCCGGCGTGGTTCGACCTCCTGCGGCGGCTCGCGCCCGGTGACACCTCCCCGCCGGGCGGCACCGCCACACCGCTCTTCCTGGAGCTCGCCGATGCGCGGCTGGCGGCCGACCCCGCGGCCGTGCAGCCGCTTCTGTGCCGGTGGTTCGACGACGACACGCCACTCGCCGCGGTGCACGGCGCCGTGGTGCGCCCCACGGTCGGCGCGGCCGCACAGGCGCTGCTCTACGCCCGCCGGGGGCTCGCGGCCGACGACCTCGCAGAAGCCCTCGCGGACACCCCCCACCCCCGCGCCGCCGAACTGCTCCGTGCGCTCGCGGAGGACGAACCGTCCGCGATGTGCCGGGCCGTGGACCGCTGGGCCCGCGACCCGCGGCCCCAACGACGCGAAGCAGCAGCCGACTGCTGCCCGCTCGTCCCGGCCGGGGCCGCGAGCGACACCGACAGGGACCTGCTGCGGCGGGCCGCCCGGGCCCTGCTCGCCGGGACCAGGGGCGCGCACGGACCCGCGCTCACGGTGCTGGTCCGCGACCCGGTGAGCCGCGCCCGGTACCTGCCGCGTGCCCTCGACCTCTTCGCCGCGGGCGACCCCTGCCTGCCGGCCGACGCCCTCACCGACGCCCTGACCACCCACCCGGGCCCGGTACTCGCCGCGTTCAGGAGCCGCCTGCTGCGCCCTGACACCTCCGCAGGAGCGGGGGAGACCCTCGCCGCGCTCGCCGGGGCCGCCACCACCCCCGCCCTCGCCCGCCGGGCGGCCGCCCTGGTGTGCGAGTACGTCGACCACCGCCCGGACGGCGCGGTGCACGCAGCCGCGTACGTCCACCGCCGCCTCGAGCACGGACCGGACGGCCGGGACGTGCTCTTCCCGCTCGTCACCCACCTCGTGCGCGGCCGCCCGGCCCGGGTCCGCGTCGCCCTCGCGCCCGTCCTCACCGCGGCCGGGGCCCCCGCCTCCCGCGCGCTGCGCGCCGAGCTGCTCGAGGTCCTGCTGCGGTACGAGCAGTACGAGGCCCGCGACCTCGGCGTCCTCGACGGCCTGCTGTGCGCCGCCGCGAACGGCTGCGGGGCGCGCGAAGAGGAACGGACCCGCTTGCTGGTCCACCGGACGGGCCTGCTGCTCGTGCGCACCCCCAGGGGTGCGGCCTGCTTCGACCGGAGGCTCACCGAGCTGGCCCGCGAGGTGCCCGCCTTCGACGTGCTCATGGCCCGCTGGCCGGCCGCGGATCCGCAGCAGTGGGCCGCGGTGGAGGCATGCCGGGCCCTCGGGAAAGAGGGGAGCCCGGTGCCGATGCCGACCCGGGCCGCCGGGCATGGCAGTCTTAGACCTGCGTAA
- the thrS gene encoding threonine--tRNA ligase: protein MSPKPRGECPGASPCGRSPDVREETAMHDHRKLGRELGLFDTDPLIGAGLPYWLPDGATVRHTLEEYIRSAERRAGYRHVYSPVLGKRELYEISGHWAHYSDDMFPPMDLGGEQVVLRPSLCPHHAVIYRSRSHSYRELPLRMAELGGMYRSELSGVLGGLTRVRAIQLNDAHIFCTLDQVAEEARAALEMIRRAYEALGITPARYRLSLPGPGGKYVAAPEKWKRSTALLTDVLDRSGLPYEAAEGEAAFYGPKIDVQVTDGAGRESTLSTVQVDFHQPEQFDLHYIGADGARHRPVMVHRSIIGSVERAVAHLIEQHGGAFPAWLAPTQVAILPISDAELPHAAALARRCAGLGLRAEIAGPERGTLGARVREARLVPYQAVIGAKEAADDHVALRLRGGRRLDPQPVGEVLTRIVALVDAHRADLWDDAAS from the coding sequence TTGAGTCCGAAGCCCCGGGGCGAGTGCCCCGGGGCTTCGCCTTGCGGTCGCTCGCCCGACGTCCGCGAGGAGACCGCCATGCATGACCACCGCAAACTCGGCCGTGAACTGGGCCTGTTCGACACCGACCCGCTGATCGGCGCGGGACTGCCGTACTGGCTGCCCGACGGCGCCACCGTACGGCACACCCTCGAGGAGTACATCCGCTCCGCCGAGCGACGGGCCGGGTACCGGCACGTGTACTCACCGGTGCTCGGCAAGAGGGAGCTGTACGAGATCTCCGGTCACTGGGCGCACTACAGCGACGACATGTTCCCCCCGATGGACCTCGGAGGCGAGCAGGTCGTGCTGCGGCCGAGCCTGTGTCCCCACCACGCGGTGATCTACCGCTCCCGCTCCCACAGCTACCGCGAGCTCCCGCTGCGCATGGCAGAGCTCGGCGGTATGTACCGCTCCGAACTGTCGGGCGTACTCGGCGGGCTGACCCGGGTGCGGGCCATCCAGCTCAACGACGCCCACATCTTCTGCACCCTGGACCAGGTCGCAGAGGAAGCGCGGGCGGCGCTGGAGATGATCCGACGGGCGTACGAAGCGCTCGGCATCACCCCGGCCCGTTACCGGCTCTCCCTCCCCGGCCCCGGTGGCAAGTACGTCGCCGCACCCGAGAAGTGGAAACGCTCCACCGCCCTGCTGACCGATGTCCTCGACCGCTCCGGCCTGCCCTACGAGGCGGCCGAGGGAGAGGCCGCGTTCTACGGCCCGAAGATCGACGTCCAGGTCACCGACGGCGCCGGCAGGGAGTCCACCCTGTCCACCGTCCAGGTCGACTTCCACCAGCCGGAACAGTTCGACCTGCACTACATCGGCGCGGACGGCGCCAGACACCGGCCGGTCATGGTCCACCGCAGCATCATCGGCAGCGTGGAACGGGCCGTCGCCCATCTCATCGAGCAGCACGGCGGCGCGTTCCCCGCCTGGCTCGCCCCGACCCAGGTGGCGATCCTTCCGATCTCCGACGCGGAACTGCCGCACGCCGCGGCACTCGCCCGCCGATGCGCCGGGCTCGGACTGCGTGCCGAGATCGCCGGACCGGAGCGCGGCACCCTGGGCGCCCGTGTCAGAGAGGCCCGTCTCGTCCCCTACCAAGCCGTCATCGGTGCCAAGGAAGCCGCGGACGACCACGTCGCACTGCGTCTGCGCGGCGGGCGCCGACTCGACCCACAGCCGGTCGGCGAGGTCCTCACCCGCATCGTCGCTCTGGTCGACGCCCACCGGGCCGACCTGTGGGACGACGCCGCCTCTTAA
- a CDS encoding ABC transporter ATP-binding protein — MTTTSPLLSTTGLHITFPGRRGGPAARAVDGVDLDIGTGEIVALVGESGCGKTTLARALLGLVPPTSGRVTFGGEPLGLTPRALKAYRKRVQLVLQDPSGSLNPRHTVYDAVAEGLRIHGYAGDERAAVAEALSRAGLRPPERFFLRYPHELSGGQRQRVVIAGALVLEPELIVADEPVASLDASVRGEILALLLRLRDELGLYALVVTHDLGLAWNIADRVAVMYLGRIVETGPVEDVLTSPQHPYTQALLSVLPESESPPVVLTGEPPDPSRILEGCRFHARCQVLASGEAARAGVADLCRSRDLPVLANAPGPQVACHWAATASP; from the coding sequence ATGACCACCACCTCTCCCCTCCTCTCCACCACCGGACTGCACATCACCTTCCCCGGCCGTCGCGGCGGGCCCGCCGCCCGGGCCGTCGACGGTGTCGACCTCGACATCGGCACGGGCGAGATCGTCGCCCTGGTCGGCGAGTCCGGCTGCGGCAAGACGACGCTGGCGCGTGCGCTCCTCGGCCTGGTGCCGCCCACCTCCGGGCGGGTCACGTTCGGCGGGGAACCGCTCGGGCTCACCCCGCGCGCCCTGAAGGCGTACCGCAAGCGGGTCCAGCTGGTGCTCCAGGACCCGAGCGGGTCACTCAACCCGCGGCACACCGTCTACGACGCCGTGGCCGAGGGCCTGCGGATCCACGGCTACGCGGGCGACGAGCGCGCGGCGGTCGCGGAAGCGCTGTCCCGGGCCGGGCTGCGCCCGCCGGAGCGCTTCTTCCTCCGCTACCCGCACGAACTGTCGGGCGGTCAGCGGCAGCGCGTCGTCATCGCGGGCGCCCTGGTGCTGGAGCCCGAACTCATCGTGGCCGACGAACCGGTGGCCTCCCTCGACGCCTCCGTACGCGGTGAGATCCTGGCGCTCCTGCTGCGGCTGCGTGACGAACTGGGGCTCTACGCGCTGGTGGTGACCCACGACCTGGGCCTCGCCTGGAACATCGCGGACCGGGTGGCGGTGATGTATCTCGGGCGGATCGTCGAGACGGGCCCCGTGGAGGACGTTCTGACCTCGCCCCAGCACCCGTACACCCAGGCGCTGTTGTCGGTGCTGCCGGAGTCGGAGTCCCCGCCGGTGGTCCTCACCGGCGAACCGCCGGACCCGTCCCGTATCCTGGAGGGCTGCCGCTTCCACGCCCGCTGCCAGGTCCTGGCGTCGGGGGAGGCCGCCCGTGCGGGCGTCGCGGACCTGTGCCGCTCCCGGGACCTGCCGGTCCTGGCGAACGCGCCGGGGCCGCAGGTGGCGTGCCACTGGGCCGCGACCGCGTCGCCCTGA
- a CDS encoding bifunctional riboflavin kinase/FAD synthetase, whose protein sequence is MQRWRGLEDIPQDWGRSVVTIGSYDGVHRGHQLIIGRAVQRARELGVPSVVVTFDPHPSEVVRPGSHPPLLAPHHRRADLMAELGVDAVLVLPFTAEFSKLSPADFIVKVLVDKLHARAVIEGPNFRFGHRAAGNVDFLAEMGRTYDYEVEVVDLYVRGEAGGGEPFSSTLTRRLIAEGDVEGAAEILGRPHRVEGIVVRGAQRGRELGFPTANVETLPHTAIPADGVYAGWLTAAGERMPAAISVGTNPQFDGTERTVEAYAIDRVGLELYGLHVTVDFLAYVRGQEKFDTIESLLVAMADDVKKCRELTASYDAAGA, encoded by the coding sequence GTGCAGCGCTGGCGTGGCTTGGAGGACATCCCCCAGGACTGGGGACGCAGCGTCGTCACCATCGGCTCCTACGACGGCGTGCACCGCGGGCACCAGCTGATCATCGGACGTGCGGTGCAGCGGGCACGCGAGCTCGGCGTGCCGTCCGTCGTGGTGACCTTCGACCCGCACCCCAGCGAGGTCGTCCGCCCGGGCAGCCATCCGCCGCTGCTCGCGCCGCACCACCGCCGTGCGGACCTGATGGCAGAGCTCGGCGTGGACGCGGTGCTCGTGCTGCCCTTCACCGCCGAGTTCTCCAAGCTCTCGCCGGCCGACTTCATCGTGAAGGTGCTGGTCGACAAGCTGCACGCGCGGGCGGTCATCGAGGGCCCCAACTTCCGCTTCGGTCACCGGGCGGCCGGAAACGTCGACTTCCTCGCGGAGATGGGCCGGACGTACGACTACGAGGTCGAGGTCGTCGACCTCTATGTGCGGGGTGAGGCGGGCGGCGGCGAGCCGTTCTCCTCGACCCTCACCCGCCGGCTGATCGCCGAGGGCGACGTCGAGGGGGCCGCCGAGATCCTCGGCCGCCCGCACCGCGTCGAGGGCATCGTCGTGCGCGGCGCCCAGCGCGGCCGCGAGCTGGGCTTCCCGACGGCCAACGTCGAAACCCTGCCGCACACCGCCATCCCCGCCGACGGCGTGTACGCGGGCTGGCTGACGGCCGCCGGCGAGCGGATGCCGGCGGCGATCTCGGTGGGCACGAACCCCCAGTTCGACGGCACGGAGCGGACCGTCGAGGCGTACGCGATCGACCGGGTGGGACTCGAGCTGTACGGGCTGCACGTGACGGTGGACTTCCTGGCGTACGTCCGCGGCCAGGAGAAGTTCGACACCATCGAATCGCTGCTCGTGGCCATGGCGGACGACGTGAAGAAGTGCCGCGAGCTGACCGCGTCGTACGACGCGGCCGGCGCGTAA
- the truB gene encoding tRNA pseudouridine(55) synthase TruB produces the protein MTQRTVTPDGLVIVDKPSGFTSHDVVAKMRGIARTRRVGHAGTLDPMATGVLVLGVEKATKLLGHLALTEKEYLGTIRLGQDTVTDDAEGEVTSSTDASAVTREAIDAGVAGLTGDIMQVPSKVSAIKIDGKRSYARVRGGEEFEIPARPVTVSSFRVYDVRPTTTEDGLPVVDLVVSVVCSSGTYIRALARDLGAVLGVGGHLTALRRTRVGPYGLDAAKTLDQLQEELTVMPIAEAAAAAFPRWDVDERRAKLLTNGVRLEMPAHDRAPVAVFGPDGRFLALVEEQNGKAKSLAVFG, from the coding sequence ATGACGCAGCGCACCGTCACGCCCGACGGACTTGTCATCGTCGACAAGCCGTCGGGCTTCACTTCGCACGACGTCGTCGCCAAGATGCGCGGGATCGCCAGGACCCGGCGCGTCGGACACGCGGGGACGCTCGATCCCATGGCCACCGGAGTCCTGGTGCTGGGTGTCGAGAAGGCCACCAAACTCCTCGGTCACCTCGCGCTGACCGAGAAGGAGTACCTCGGCACCATCAGGCTGGGGCAGGACACCGTCACGGACGACGCCGAGGGTGAGGTGACCTCCTCCACCGACGCCTCCGCCGTCACACGCGAGGCGATCGACGCGGGCGTCGCCGGGCTCACCGGCGACATCATGCAGGTGCCGTCCAAGGTCAGCGCCATCAAGATCGACGGAAAGCGGTCGTACGCGCGGGTGCGCGGCGGCGAGGAGTTCGAGATCCCGGCCCGCCCGGTGACCGTCTCCTCCTTCCGCGTCTACGACGTCCGCCCGACGACCACGGAGGACGGCCTGCCCGTCGTCGACCTGGTCGTGTCCGTGGTCTGCTCCTCCGGCACCTACATCCGGGCGCTCGCCCGCGATCTCGGTGCCGTGCTGGGCGTGGGCGGCCACCTGACGGCGCTGCGGCGCACCCGGGTCGGCCCGTACGGCCTGGACGCGGCGAAGACCCTCGACCAGCTCCAGGAGGAGCTGACCGTGATGCCGATCGCCGAGGCGGCCGCCGCCGCCTTCCCCCGCTGGGACGTGGACGAGCGGCGGGCCAAGCTGCTCACCAACGGCGTGCGGCTCGAGATGCCGGCACACGACCGTGCCCCGGTCGCGGTCTTCGGGCCCGACGGACGCTTCCTGGCGCTCGTGGAGGAGCAGAACGGCAAGGCGAAGAGCCTGGCCGTCTTCGGCTGA